Below is a window of Arabidopsis thaliana chromosome 2, partial sequence DNA.
TCCGTTTTTCTCCAAAGTGCTAACAATGCCAGAGCTAGAGAGCCAGTGGCTAATAATGGCAGTCCTTTTCAACCTGGTCATATGATAGGAAACGCGTCCCATGATCTTTCACATGGAAGGTTATTTACAAACGCAAATAGAGGACAAAAGAGTGAAGTTAGAAGCGTAACCAAGAATCTGAAATTCGGTGAAATGTCAACTCCGTTCAAAGATCTAAATAGAGCTCGTGGGAACAGCCAGCTCCAAGGGAAAAGGACTGAAGAATCCTCTCCAGAAGTAAATGTTGATAGATACATAGAGAATAATATGAGCTCTCCTTATCTCCGCCGAATCACAGCTAACAATCCCGTGACAGTGAAATCTAGCAGCAACCATCTCAATGGATCTTCACAGAAACCGGAATCCACCTTTTTTGGCACAAGGATGCAACCAGACAAAGATAACTTTGTTGATTTGGATGATCCAATGGACATGTCTTCGAGGTattcctctcttctttatctcttagCCATTTGTTCCTTTCTGAATCGTGCCATTAAAGTAGAGGACACTGGTATTGTTTGGTATAAAACTATTGTTACCGTTTGGTTTGAAAATAAAGTCCAGTTTGGTTTCAGTCTAAGGAACTTTGTTTGGTTCTTATGTCCACGGCTTTTAGTCTTATATTGGATGAGCTACATATCAATTGTGTGTATTATGAATTGCAGCTTAAaggacaacaacaacaatgtctTGGCCACGGAGAGCAGAAATAACAGTGGTGGATTGAGATGGCGGTCAGATGAAACAAGCGATGACGAAGATGAACTGACTAGTTTTGGTTCCATGCCGGTGAAGGGAAGGAGGAGACGTAGATTCGCAGCAAGatgaaatgaaacaaacacTCGAAAAGACCATCATCAATTATGTTTAAAgcatagagaaagagagagagaggtagaGCAAGTTGTGTAAAGAGGGGAGAGAGACTGTTACAGTGAGCGTTGTTCTCCTGTTATTTTTTGTGCTGAATTTTGTGTATTTCTTCTCTAGTCTACCTTTTTTGGACAGttattttaaagatatcaTTGTGATGAGCGGagtgatattattattatgagtatgtttaatttcttatattgGTGCAGCTGATTGTTGAATCGTAGAAGTTATAACAACACATTGAgattaaatcattttctttttacattcACAATTTCctctcaaaattttaatttttaacttttttattatttaccaaaactaataaatgGAAATAAGTAGCATAAGCTTGTTCCAAGTTTCTGATATATAAATAGGGTTTTCGGAAGAGAGAATAGGGTCTCTTCCTATCGTTCCGTCACTTTTTGTTCCGATTTGTCGACAAGGTAAACCTTAAAACTAAATCTTTCAATATAGCATAACCAATGATCCGAAAACCTAAATCtttcattctctgtttctgccTTGGATCTGTATTGAAATTCATAATCTCATATTAGGTTTTCGTGTTACTTAATTCCGCAGGTGTTTGTTGGATCCATATCATGGCGACTCGTGAGTTTCCCTTAAGCTTTAGCTTTTTATACGATGCTTTCTTTTCAAGTTGCTTACAggattgttctttttttttctgttcttgtttttggCAGGTCTTCAATATGATAACAATAATTGCGAAATTGGTGTCTTTTCCAAACTCACAAATGCTTATTGTCTCGTTTCCGCAACATCTGCCTCCGCAAACTTCTTCacgtatatatacatacatacactcTTGAGTCTTCACATTGTCTAATTAAGTTTTCACGTAcaagtttggtttttctatgacttgtaattttaattaatttatttgtagtGGTTATGAGTCGAAGTTAAAAGGTGTTATCCCAATTGTTACTACTTCCATAGGAGGATCAGGGACTATTGGTAGTCTATGTGTCGGAAACAAAAACGGACTTCTTCTGTCTCACACCATTACAGACCAAGGTGATTTGGTTTCCACTATTCCAAGTTCATATAGTTATTgtaataatctttttattaattaggGACTATTTTATAATGTGAACAGAGCTTCAACATTTGAGAGATAGTTTGCCTGATGAAGTTGTAGTCCAACGAATTGAAGAACCTATATGTGCACTTGGAAACGCTATAGCTTGCAATGACTATGTCGCGCTTGTGCATCCAAAGCTCGAGAAAGACACCGAAGAGATAATAAGTGATGTTCTTGGTGTTGAAGTTTATCGCCAAACCATTGCGAATAACGAACTTGTGGGAAGTTATTGTTCTTTATCCAATAATGGTGGAATGGTTAGTAGAcaactatataaaaaacacCCATTCTTTTGGTTCGTCTTTGTTTTGTGGCATTTGTCTCACTAGAAAATCACCTGACTAGCTAATATGATGTACAGGTTCACTCAAATACCAACGTGGAAGAAATGGTCGAGCTAGCGAATCTTGTTCAGGTGCCTTTGGTTGCAGGAACCGTGAACCGTGGCAGCCAAGTTATATCCGCGGGTTTGACTGTGAACGATTGGACCGCTTTCTGTGGGTCAGATACTACTGCAGTAGAGCTCTCTGTTGTTAACAATATCTTCAAACTAGTCCAATCTCAGCCTGATTTCGTCGGTAGTGAAATGAGGAAGTCTTTGATCGATACCTATGTCTAAcgctttcttgttttctttttttactgtttatgCCAAAATGTGTTCAAGGAGCTGCTCTTTATGACTTGGTTTTAAGTAgtaatttcttcttgttccaGTTTAAGATTTTGGAAACATATTGATTATCATTCATCAGCAATTTCTTTGGTCTTTCTTTGGAAATaaagcctttttttttgttattagtaTTCAGTCATTGTTCTTATAAAATCTCCAAGCAACAAATATCCCCATTCAAAATCCAAGGGGAGATAAAGTCTGTCTTGAGATTCTATTTAAAGTTAACACAAACGCTGTGTGATCcatcaaatccaaatcaagAACATATAGCAAGATGACACATAACATTAAATCTGATCACAAAGGAAAAGTTCCAGTTAAGCGGATATGATCGAGTGTTCGACGAAGACCGTACTTACAAGCCGCTGCATTTGCTGCCCTGAAACCTCCTCCATAAGCTGGAGACGCATCATGAGCTATCTGATGTTTAAAGAACTCTCCAAGTTTCTTCTCCACGTTTGATTTTCCTCCTTTCTTGTTCGagaaggatgatgatgatgatgtggcCACCGATGATGTTGAAGGCAAGTTTCTTGTTGAAGGATCTGAGAGAACTTCAGATTCAAGCCACATGTAAGAGAGGACTTGGCAGATTCCTTCCTCTACCTCAGGGTTAAGGTTCCTAAACCCTAatagaaacaagaaatcaaaagaatttaAGATGCTGATAGTTATAGTTAACAAAACAGATGTAGCATATAacacaaaatcatattaatgttaactaacaaaaaaaaaaaacgaacaaCCGTAAACCTAGTTTTCCCCTCCTCCTACTTTTCGTGTAAGACAAGAAAGTGATTGAAAATTACTTTATACTAAGGTGACCACTTAGGTTTTGATATTAAATAATGACTCTTAACAGATTGATTAATACATGTGTGACCTCCAAATAAATCTTACAGTATGTACCATTAAGCCTTAGCCATCCATGCATGAGCTCATGGGCGAGAATTGCTCCGGTCAGTAATCTTCATCCACAAAAGTGATTAGGTTAGTAGTCATTTACTGTCGAAAAGGGAATTTGAGAATTGAGTGAGTAGTGTAGTACCGCGGGAGCCCGTAAAGAACTAGAATCGCTGTGACTTCACATTTGCGTGTAAGCCTTTGAGGCTGAGTTCTCATACCAACAAGACGGTGAGCACCAAGTCTCGGTCTTCTAAGAACCTgtgaagaaccaaaaaataaaaaacagagcaaaataaaattactgtttagaatcaaaatttcaagTAACTTTCCAGGAAGAGACATACACTTGTAACTGTTTGTTCTTCAGACAAGCATAAACCTCTTGTCTCAGGCATGTGATGGTATCCCTGTGAAACATACAGATATATCTAGGATTAACTCTTATTGTATTCTGAGAGAAACTATAACAAAAATGGTTATGTATAAGCTAAAAGATATTACGTTTTTCTCTCCTACGATAGCATCATTGAGAGCTTCTCTTTGAACAAGAAGCATAGGAATCTGTTGATCAAGTTTCATGTACATTCCTTCGTAATAGTCTCTTATAGCGTGGTAAAGCGGTTGACATTCTCCAGTATCGGTTATCGCGGTTTCCATACATTCTAAACACAAACTTCTCCCATCCTCTAACGTGTAATATCTCACA
It encodes the following:
- the eIF6B gene encoding Translation initiation factor IF6 (Translation initiation factor IF6; FUNCTIONS IN: ribosome binding, translation initiation factor activity; INVOLVED IN: translational initiation, mature ribosome assembly; LOCATED IN: cellular_component unknown; EXPRESSED IN: 7 plant structures; EXPRESSED DURING: L mature pollen stage, M germinated pollen stage, 4 anthesis, petal differentiation and expansion stage; CONTAINS InterPro DOMAIN/s: Translation initiation factor IF6 (InterPro:IPR002769); BEST Arabidopsis thaliana protein match is: Translation initiation factor IF6 (TAIR:AT3G55620.1); Has 945 Blast hits to 938 proteins in 349 species: Archae - 262; Bacteria - 0; Metazoa - 235; Fungi - 146; Plants - 134; Viruses - 0; Other Eukaryotes - 168 (source: NCBI BLink).) — encoded protein: MATRLQYDNNNCEIGVFSKLTNAYCLVSATSASANFFTGYESKLKGVIPIVTTSIGGSGTIGSLCVGNKNGLLLSHTITDQELQHLRDSLPDEVVVQRIEEPICALGNAIACNDYVALVHPKLEKDTEEIISDVLGVEVYRQTIANNELVGSYCSLSNNGGMVHSNTNVEEMVELANLVQVPLVAGTVNRGSQVISAGLTVNDWTAFCGSDTTAVELSVVNNIFKLVQSQPDFVGSEMRKSLIDTYV